The following proteins are co-located in the Malus sylvestris chromosome 13, drMalSylv7.2, whole genome shotgun sequence genome:
- the LOC126595771 gene encoding LOW QUALITY PROTEIN: uncharacterized protein LOC126595771 (The sequence of the model RefSeq protein was modified relative to this genomic sequence to represent the inferred CDS: inserted 1 base in 1 codon), whose amino-acid sequence MQTLKMMSQKLFQKRSVMDAGEEKFRSLQLXKRQKAKDPGEEIQLHEKETLEENSHFLTKCETKRRKRKSDEQDAEFDGIFPETFAEKKCKGLGRRKVRESDAPKRQKLKGSSCGSYEEQEVRTSTVDDVELTVEDLVIIAEEYIEADRNMEREELPNQERESDRRLVERVCSGNVFEDSVDAQKGNQGSLIPDTTTSKPNGSLTSTETKNSSGREDPAQDMLDLFLGPLLKKTVEKETKEKDRKAQMLTENMTFSQEFKRQSESNVIREEIPPTPVVKKKSSLRDKVAMFLD is encoded by the exons ATGCAGACTTTGAAGATGATGTCCCAGAAACTGTTCCAGAAAAGAAGCGTAATGGACGCGGGAGAAGAAAAGTTCAGGAGCCTGCAGC CAAAGAGACAAAAAGCAAAGGATCCTGGAGAAGAGATACAGCTTCATGAAAAGGAAACTCTGGAGGAGAACTCACACTTTCTTACAAAATGTgagacaaaaagaagaaaaagaaaatcagaTGAACAAGATGCAGAATTTGATGGTATCTTCCCCGAAACTTTTGCAGAGAAGAAGTGTAAGGGACTTGGGAGAAGAAAAGTTCGGGAATCTGATGCTCCAAAGAGACAAAAATTAAAGGGTTCTAGCTGTGGAAGTTATGAGGAACAAGAAGTACGGACTTCAACTGTTGATGATGTTGAACTGACGGTGGAAGATTTAGTGATCATTGCTGAAGAG TATATTGAAGCTGATAGAAATATGGAGCGAGAAGAATTACCAAACCAAGAACGTGAATCAGACAGGAGACTTGTAGAAAGAGTCTGTTCCGGTAATGTGTTCGAAGATTCTGTTGATGCCCAAAAGGGTAATCAAGGATCACTTATCCCAGATACAACTACTTCCAAGCCAAATGGGAGTTTGACAAGTACAGAAACGAAGAATTCCAGCGGGAGAGAAGATCCTGCTCAGGACATGCTGGATCTGTTTTTAGGGCCGTTGCTGAAGAAAACCGTCGAGAAGGAGACAAAGGAGAAGGACAGAAAGGCTCAAATGTTGACAGAGAATATGACATTTTCCCAAGAATTCAAAAGACAAAGTGAGAGTAATGTCATTAGAGAAGAAATTCCCCCCACCCCTGTAGTGAAGAAGAAGAGCAGTCTTAGAGACAAGGTGGCAATGTTTCTTGACTGA
- the LOC126595770 gene encoding gibberellin 2-beta-dioxygenase 6-like, translating into MIDSTPPLQHHYISLVRNHHCQGIDRGQGAVTEECQLPLIDLNGLNSLNERERLDCAAAICRASSEWGFFQVVNHGISSELLQNMTTEQLKLFGAPFERKATCGLLNNSYRWGTPTATGPTQYSWSEAFHIPVTKISDQGCYGDDFSSLREVMEEFAGAMANLAELLAGILVNNLGHRKEALQDICDSSTCFLRLNRYPACPISPEMFGLVPHTDSDFLTILSQDEVGGLQLLKDSKWVAVKPNQDALIVNIGDLFQAWSNDQYKSVEHKVMANEKRERYSIAYFMCPSYDSLIGSCRSQSSIYRNFTFQDYRNQVQQDVQKLGHKVGLSRFLLR; encoded by the exons ATGATAGACTCAACCCCTCCTCTCCAACACCATTACATATCCCTCGTGCGCAACCATCATTGCCAAGGCATCGACCGCGGACAAGGAGCGGTCACGGAAGAATGCCAGCTCCCGTTGATAGACCTCAACGGGCTGAATAGCCTCAACGAGAGGGAGAGGCTAGATTGTGCTGCAGCCATCTGCAGAGCGTCGTCGGAGTGGGGTTTTTTTCAAGTGGTGAACCACGGGATAAGTTCCGAGCTACTACAGAATATGACGACGGAGCAGCTCAAACTGTTTGGAGCGCCCTTCGAACGGAAAGCTACTTGCGGGCTGCTCAATAATTCGTACAGGTGGGGGACACCGACTGCGACTGGTCCGACTCAGTACTCTTGGTCCGAAGCCTTTCACATTCCTGTCACAAAAATCTCGGACCAAGGTTGCTATGGGGACGATTTTAGCTCTCTCAG GGAAGTGATGGAGGAATTCGCAGGAGCAATGGCAAACCTAGCGGAGTTGCTAGCCGGGATCCTAGTGAACAACCTGGGACACCGGAAGGAAGCACTGCAAGACATTTGTGACTCGAGCACTTGCTTTCTCCGATTGAACCGCTACCCGGCTTGTCCGATATCACCGGAGATGTTCGGCTTAGTGCCTCACACTGACAGCGATTTCCTGACAATTCTAAGCCAAGACGAAGTGGGAGGACTTCAACTCTTGAAAGACTCCAAATGGGTTGCTGTAAAACCCAACCAAGATGCACTTATCGTAAACATCGGAGATCTTTTTCAG GCGTGGAGCAATGACCAGTACAAAAGTGTGGAGCACAAGGTGATGGCAAATGAGAAGAGGGAACGCTACTCAATAGCATACTTCATGTGCCCTTCCTACGATTCTTTAATCGGCAGTTGCAGATCACAATCTTCCATCTATAGAAACTTCACTTTTCAAGATTACAGAAACCAAGTCCAGCAAGATGTTCAGAAACTTGGACACAAAGTCGGCCTTTCGAGATTCCTTCTTCGATAG
- the LOC126596885 gene encoding photosynthetic NDH subunit of lumenal location 3, chloroplastic-like, whose amino-acid sequence MTYPRFPEHRSGHGKMVDMQLKGSACRIKKCAFDLLSIGNDLTNDDHSWELMGRDLRLKSTFLYCDLNQMISRSPRDQKRALTELANKLFCSIEELDHAVKIQSLPLTQDRYNEAAVILQEVMALAP is encoded by the exons ATGACATATCCTCGTTTTCCAGAACACCGTTCAG GGCATGGTAAAATGGTGGACATGCAATTAAAGGGAAGTGCTTGCAGGATTAAGAAGTGTGCTTTCGATTTACTGTCAATCGGGAACGATCTGACGAACGACGATCACTCGTGGGAGTTGATGGGAAGGGATCTCCGCCTCAAATCCACGTTCTTGTACTGTGATCTTAATCAGATGATCTCTCGTTCACCAAGGGACCAGAAGAGAGCTCTCACTGAACTTGCCAACAAACTGTTTTGCTCCATTGAAGAG TTGGACCATGCAGTGAAAATTCAAAGCCTGCCGTTGACCCAGGATCGATACAATGAGGCTGCTGTCATTTTACAGGAGGTGATGGCTCTCGCGCCTTAA
- the LOC126596884 gene encoding uncharacterized protein LOC126596884, with protein sequence MAMESNTGYLRDEAFGYGLNRHAISFQSGAIHSSSEMIPMGNYFATDGGMMFSSNSGIVNNNPVISQAGNSSGSLLLDSVPGLKHDTGLAVEWSVEEQYKLTEGLVKYADEPSIMKYIKIAAMLHDKTVRDVALRCRWMTRKRRKPEEHSMGKKGNIRKDKLVESSTKTNIHTAAPLDMAACSHSVYHMDQSERLQYEGLSGTFKHLLEQNAQAFSQITSNLSSYKLQENIDLFYRTRNNLTAILNDMRGMPGIMSRMPPLPPIDEDLANSLLRNAT encoded by the exons ATGGCGATGGAGTCGAACACAGGATATCTTCGCGACGAAGCTTTTGGCTACGGTTTGAACCGACACGCTATATCGTTTCAGTCCGGGGCCATACACAGCAGCTCGGAGATGATTCCGATGGGGAATTATTTTGCTACGGACGGGGGCATGATGTTTTCGTCGAATTCGGGCATAGTTAACAACAATCCTGTAATTAGTCAGGCTGGGAATTCATCAGGTTCTCTGCTTCTCGATTCGGTCCCCGGGCTCAAGCATGACACAGGCTTGGCTGTTGAGTGGTCTGTGGAGGAACAGTACAAATTGACGGAGGGCCTTGTCAA ATATGCTGATGAACCAAGTATTATGAAATACATAAAGATCGCGGCAATGTTACATGATAAAACTGTGCGTGATGTTGCTTTGAGGTGTAGGTGGATGACT AGAAAGCGTAGGAAACCTGAAGAACATAGTATGGGAAAGAAGGGGAACATTAGGAAG GATAAACTGGTGGAGTCGTCTACAAAGACAAACATACATACAGCTGCACCACTGGACATGGCTGCATGTTCTCATTCGGTGTACCATATGGACCAGAGTGAGCGTTTGCAGTATGAAG GATTAAGTGGCACATTCAAGCATCTATTGGAGCAAAATGCTCAAGCTTTCAGTCAAATTACATCTAATCTTTCATCATACAAG TTGCAGGAAAACATTGACCTCTTCTACCGCACGAGGAACAATTTAACTGCCATCCTTAACGA CATGAGAGGTATGCCTGGCATAATGAGCCGAATGCCTCCACTGCCACCCATTGACGAGGATCTTGCTAATAGTCTCTTGCGTAACGCAACTTAG